The following proteins come from a genomic window of Trifolium pratense cultivar HEN17-A07 linkage group LG4, ARS_RC_1.1, whole genome shotgun sequence:
- the LOC123923231 gene encoding uncharacterized protein LOC123923231, whose translation MFVIGRMDKSKTIAAEDVKPAKTEQDVKNPVPTDAPAKSIAVADKSEDANPGRMDKSKTIAAEDVKPAKGKCTRNVMSKKVKVDRNCLGGLDAANRYSAVSVKDDTNPKAAEEENVKDDTNPKAAEEEDGKYTNPKPKFDNDFGGDYDCHIC comes from the exons ATGTTTGTTATAGGGAGAATGGATAAATCAAAGACTATAGCTGCAGAGGATGTGAAGCCTGCTAAGACTGAGCAGGATGTGAAGAATCCTGTGCCAACTGATGCTCCAGCAAAGTCCATAGCTGTAGCTGATAAGTCAGAGGATGCAAATCCAG GGAGAATGGATAAATCAAAGACTATAGCTGCAGAGGATGTGAAGCCTGCTAAGGGAAAGTGTACCCGAAATGTGATGTCAAAGAAAGTGAAGGTTGATAGGAATTGCCTTGGCGGCCTAGATGCTGCTAATCGTTATTCTGCTGTTTCTGTTAAGGATGATACTAATCCTAAGGCTGCTGAGGAAGAGAATGTTAAGGATGATACTAATCCTAAGGCTGCTGAGGAAGAGGATGGGAAGTATACTAATCCTAAGCCGAAGTTCGATAATGATTTTGGTGGTGATTACGATTGTCATATTTGCTAG